A stretch of Fusarium poae strain DAOMC 252244 chromosome 2, whole genome shotgun sequence DNA encodes these proteins:
- a CDS encoding hypothetical protein (TransMembrane:7 (i9-30o36-57i82-104o124-145i157-176o182-207i255-275o)) produces MLVAVSTNAAIISGFVASSIVSLIVIAAYGGVPHDGIWRICFGIGIILPLGIFFFRLRLMDSTQYEKHAIQHKIPYKLALKYYWKPLLGCCSAWFLYDAVVYPFNLLAPTLVSGFSSNQTMQESIGWSALVNFFALPGAFIGAMLMDRIGRRQTYALGWSIVCVFGFIIGGTMYPLNSPTAFPAFVTLYGLFQTFLSVGPGDCNFLVSSESFPTPLRGHFLGLAAAIGKVGAAVGTEALSKCLTSFDDKLKGQQVVFLIGSAISVVGTLCVWFLIPNHPKTLEEEDARFKAYLKENGYNTDHMGLKS; encoded by the exons atGCTTGTTGCCGTTTCAACCAACGCTGCTATCATCTCCGGTTTTGTTGCCTCCAGTATCGTATCTCTTATCGTCATCGCTGCTTACGGAGGTGTTCCCCACGACGGCATTTGGCGTATCTGCTTCGGTATTGGTATCATC CTCCCTCTCggtatcttcttcttccgtcTACGCCTAATGGACTCGACTCAATACGAGAAGCACGCCATTCAACACAAAATACCTTACAAGCTCGCACTCAAATATTACTGGAAGCCTCTTCTTGGATGCTGCTCCGCCTGGTTTCTTTACGACGCTGTTGTCTACCCTTTCAATCTCTTGGCACCTACTCTTGTTTCTGGTTTCTCAAGTAACCAGACTATGCAAGAGTCAATTGGCTGGTCTGCCCTTGTCAACTTCTTCGCCCTCCCTGGTGCTTTTATAGGAGCCATGCTCATGGACCGCATCGGCCGACGTCAAACTTATGCTCTAGGGTGGTCTATTGTCTGCGTATTCGGTTTCATTATCGGCGGAACTATGTATCCTCTCAACAGTCCCACCGCTTTCCCCGCTTTCGTTACTCTCTATGGTCTCTTCCAGACTTTCTTGTCTGTTGGTCCTGGTGACTGTAACTTTTTGGTGAGCAGTGAGAGTTTCCCTACTCCCCTTCGGGGTCActtccttggccttgctgCTGCTATTGGCAAGGTTGGTGCTGCGGTCGGCACAGAAGCTCTCAGCAAGTGCCTTACCAGCTTCGACGACAAGCTCAAGGGTCAGCAAGTTGTTTTCCTTATCGGAAGTGCTATCTCAGTTGTTGGAACTCTTTGCGTTTGGTTTTTAATTCCCAAt CACCCTAAGACgcttgaggaagaggatgctCGTTTCAAGGCCTATCTGAAGGAAAACGGTTACAATACCGATCACATGGGACTGAAGTCTTGA
- a CDS encoding hypothetical protein (TransMembrane:2 (o79-98i105-127o)) produces the protein MNSNEVPEDKTVALASDESVSAENDNNAPVQREAGKLDVLIQGVALFSDGYNIQIIGYMNTVLAKLYPKQMTPQVKTRLSNSILIGDIFGMLLFGLCIDKFGRRIGIYLTTLFLVLGIILATAAHGVTVEGMFWMMVIGRGVAGVGAGGEYTVCTSQAVECADSTEAML, from the exons ATGAACAGCAACGAGGTCCCAGAGGACAAGACTGTCGCTCTCGCCTCAGATGAGAGCGTCTCTGCCGAAAACGACAACAACGCACCTGTTCAGCGTGAGGCTGGCAAGCTCGATGTCTTGATCCAGGGTGTTGCTTTATTTTCAGATGGTTACAACATCCAGATCATCGGATACATGAACACTGTTCTGGCCAAGTTGTATCCCAAGCAGATGACTCCCCAAGTCAAGACTCGGTTATCCAACTCCATCTTGATTGGTGATATCTTTGGTATGCTTCTGTTTGGCCTGTGCATCGATAAATTCGGACGCCGTATTGGTATTTACCTCACAACTCTCTTCTTGGTTCTG GGCATCATTCTCGCTACTGCTGCTCATGGCGTCACTGTTGAGGGTATGTTCTGGATGATGGTTATTGGCCGTGGTGTTGCTGGTGTCGGTGCAGGCGGAGAGTACACGGTTTGTACTTCTCAAGCTGTTGAGTGTGCTGATAGCACCGAGGCCATGC tgtag
- a CDS encoding hypothetical protein (TransMembrane:3 (o6-30i42-61o87-108i)) produces MNNNSVVLSVLDAIIAAASLTLRYSSILFVRFHPIGKKHLHNIYGSFVTFLLAFSVQFLFAKHKNLRLKRRLNLASLLGFIDSSRPFSTLAGFLINLLCLGAVLDFLFRGYLLHQHADLSFSRVGYVDSSTARIVVRAPVSDYIEIKITGGEVDVNNPKPVLLEKRLDFTKTFLVEGLEADTSYNYSTNASHVGSFRTLAHPGSGPKRWSLVSSSCIKPFYPYNPVDHGLRIKGLEHLSNYVSEHPVEMVLFLGDFIYIDLPIPLGWDVDAYTTAYRQVYASPSWSPQLRSLPWLHVYDDHEIINDWAANETGLYDTAMQPFWNYHRYANPPSEFGARKTYYTFRHGGVAFFVLDTRRYRSNNAMADGPEKTMLGAEQRAALTKWLQTESDWKVVVSSVPFTRNWRGPDSADSWSGFLWERDIILDTMKQNGGAVILSGDRHEHATTKFPPKTSGDKPVIEFSTSPLNQFYEPFDRFHKEIEDTDISLYSYPWGTSKFGRVTFDTSDEGRFKVYYELVVDGVKVWELEWELESDQANKLS; encoded by the exons ATGAATAACAATTCGGTTGTGTTGAGTGTCCTCGACGCCATTATTGCAGCTGCTTCACTCACATTGCGATACTCTTCTATTCTCTTTGTCCGGTTT CACCCAATTGGAAAGAAACATCTTCATAATATCTATGGAAGTTTTGTCACATTTCTACTTGCATTCTCAGTCCAATTCCTTTTCGCCAAACATAAAAACCTTCGACTCAAAAGACGGCTAAATTTAGCTTCATTGTTGGGTTTCATTGATAGTAGCAGACCATTCTCAACGTTGGCTGGTTTCTTAATTAACTTACTCTGCCTCGGCGCTGTTCTGGACTTTTTGTTCCGTGGctatcttcttcatcagcaCGCCGACTTGTCCTTCTCTCGAGTTGGCTATGTGGATTCGTCGACTGCTCGAATTGTGGTGCGAGCACCAGTCTCGGACTATATTGAGATTAAGATCACTGGCGGAGAGGTAGATGTCAACAATCCCAAACCTGTCTTGCTAGAGAAACGGCTTGATTTTACCAAAACGTTCTTGGTAGAAGGGTTGGAAGCAGATACATCATACAATTATTCCACTAACGCTAGTCATGTCGGCTCATTTCGAACCTTGGCCCATCCTGGCAGTGGTCCAAAGCGCTGGAGTCTTGTCTCTTCAAGCTGCATCAAGCCATTCTACCCCTACAACCCAGTCGATCACGGTCTACGTATCAAAGGACTCGAGCATTTGAGCAATTATGTTTCTGAACACCCCGTTGAGATGGTACTTTTCCTCGGTGACTTTATTTACATCGACCTTCCCATTCCTCTTGGCTGGGACGTGGATGCTTATACGACTGCATACCGTCAAGTTTACGCGTCACCCTCGTGGTCGCCTCAACTTCGCTCTTTGCCCTGGCTGCACGTGTATGATGATCATGAAATCATCAACGACTGGGCTGCGAACGAAACAGGTCTTTATGACACAGCAATGCAGCCATTCTGGAACTATCACAGGTACGCCAACCCACCATCAGAGTTCGGGGCCAGAAAAACCTACTACACCTTTCGTCATGGAGGTGTAGCGTTCTTCGTCCTGGATACCAGACGGTATCGGTCCAATAACGCTATGGCAGACGGACCTGAAAAGACCATGCTTGGAGCGGAGCAACGAGCAGCTTTGACAAAGTGGCTCCAAACGGAATCTGACTGGAAAGTGGTTGTCAGTAGCGTGCCGTTTACTAGGAACTGGAGGGGCCCTGATTCAGCTGATAGCTGGTCTGGGTTCCTTTGGGAGCGGGACATTATTCTTGACACCATGAAGCAGAACGGTGGAGCTGTCATTCTCAGTGGC GATCGTCATGAGCACGCTACTACAAAGTTCCCTCCTAAAACCTCAGGAGACAAACCAGTTATTGAGTTCTCCACTTCGCCACTGAACCAATTCTACGAGCCGTTTGACCGATTCCATAAGGAGATCGAGGACACAGATATCTCTCTTTATTCGTATCCATGGGGAACGTCAAAGTTTGGTAGAGTTACATTCGACACGTCGGATGAAGGCagatttaaagtttattatgaACTCGTTGTAGATGGAGTAAAGGTTTGGGAGTTAGAATGGGAGTTGGAATCAGATCAAGCAAATAAGTTAAGCTAA